In Helianthus annuus cultivar XRQ/B chromosome 3, HanXRQr2.0-SUNRISE, whole genome shotgun sequence, a single window of DNA contains:
- the LOC110932226 gene encoding zinc finger MYM-type protein 1-like, whose translation MTKPKSIKQALIGNFFKRKYEEINDNDSSPNVGNDIQANDDVDASPNVDNENIRANDDVDASPNVDNDNPTTSIPRNDCKLLSITGSVMSARFCLENSLPFRGHDESEKSNSQGMFLSVLNLISTNHPEIGKYTLGNAKKNNKLTSPKIQKEIIECFSKEVTTSICAEIKDDVFGLLVDESSDVSLKEQMAVVVRFVDKLGVVRESLIGIIHLNDTASITLKEAIDDLLASNQLSIKQVRGQGYDGASNMRGEFNGLKALILKDNLSAHYIHCFAHQLQLVIVAVAKKHTGVKTFYEFLSMVVTTVSASCKRKDILREEKKARVEKELLEGEIKTGKGLNQEVSLARAGNTRWGSHHRTIISLLRLFPEVVTVLQYVKEDGDCSQQRTNAKGKDLLEAANLINGTNEH comes from the exons atgacgaaaccaaaatccaTAAAACAAGCTTTAATTGGGaactttttcaaaagaaaatacGAAGAAATTAATGATAATGACTCCAGTCCGAATGTTGGTAATGATATCCAAGCAAATGATGACGTTGATGCAAGTCCGAATGTTGATAATGAGAATATCCGAGCAAATGATGACGTTGATGCAAGTCCGAATGTTGATAATGATAATCCTACAACTTCAATTCCAAGAAATGATTGCAAACTATTATCGATTACTGGTTCCGTTATGAGTGCTAGATTTTGTTTAGAAAACTCTTTACCCTTTCGTGGCCATGATGAGTCGGAAAAATCTAATTCTCAAGGTATGTTTCTTTCGGTGTTAAACTTGATTAGTACTAACCACCCGGAAATTGGAAAGTACACATTAGGGAACGCAAAAAAGAACAATAAACTGACATCGCCAAAGATTCAAAAGGAGATTATTGAATGCTTTTCAAAGGAAGTAACAACAAGCATTTGTGCAGAAATTAAAGATGATGTGTTTGGGTTGTTGGTAGATGAATCTAGTGATGTTTCTTTGAAGGAGCAAATGGCTGTAGTTGTTAGATTTGTTGATAAACTTGGGGTTGTTAGAGAGAGTTTAATCGGAATTATTCATTTGAACGACACGGCTTCTATAACTCTTAAAGAAGCCATTGATGATTTATTAGCAAGCAACCAGTTAAGCATAAAGCAA GTGAGAGGGCAAGGTTATGATGGTGCAAGCAACATGCGGGGAGAATTTAATGGGTTAAAAGCGTTGATTTTGAAAGATAACCTGTCAGCACATTACATCCATTGTTTTGCTCATCAACTTCAGTTGGTTATTGTGGCTGTTGCAAAAAAACATACCGGTGTCAAAACTTTCTATGAGTTCCTTTCCATGGTTGTCACTACGGTTTCAGCTTCTTGCAAACGAAAAGATATATTAAGGGAGGAGAAAAAGGCTAGAGTGGAAAAAGAATTACTTGAAGGTGAAATTAAAACGGGTAAAGGATTAAACCAAGAGGTTTCCCTAGCACGAGCCGGTAATACGCGATGGGGTTCACATCATAGAACCATCATCAGTTTGCTTAGATTGTTTCCGGAAGTTGTGACCGTACTCCAATATGTTAAAGAAGATGGAGATTGCAGTCAACAACGAACAAATGCAAAAG GTAAAGATTTATTAGAAGCGGCCAACTTGATAAATGGTACAAACGAGCATTAA